The nucleotide sequence CGAACTTAGGACCTCGAGTCCCTATAGTTTGACCCGAGAGATTCAACTACTAATTctaaaaaacatggaaagcagATAGAATGAAAACGTATGTCATCTCCtacattattttctattttttattcattCACACAAATATaatctttctgtttttttaCTTCAAAGAGGCCGGCTATGAACAAGgtaaaaggaaaggaaaaaaaaacacacacacacatactcaCCCAACATAGTATATTAGTATGACAAATTTTACAAAATACACGTAAATAGAAGCAAAGATCAATAATATGAAATTTGAGTTTTATTGTTTCAAAGCATATATGTACATCAGCATATGTTTATATGGCATATGGGTTTTAAGCTTTTCAGCTTTcctataaaattttcatttgtgtAGAGGTATACTCTGTTCGTGTATGAAGAAATTAGAAGGATCAACTCTGGCCTTCACTTGTATTAACCTCCAGAAGTTGTTCTTGAAGTACTTGGTCCCATAAGCAGTAGCATTTGTCTCCACTATTCTATCACTATTACTGCTACCAATATCAAGGTCTCTGTAATTCTGAAATGCCTCTCTAGGGTTCTTGGACACATATGGAGTCATACCATCATAAAACCTCCTCATCACATCTACATTGTGATCAATGTCACTCTCATTAGTCCATATTGCTGCATACTGAATCTTGAACAGATTACCGGATCGATGAGGGAACGGGGTTGCGGGTTCTGGAATCCTATCCATTGCTCCTCCATATGGGTTCCATTGCATCCACATATTGGTTTTTGTATTGATCATCATGTTCCATATGGTTTCTAGGCCTTGTTTTGAGATGGGGTTTTTTACATAATCAGATTTGAACTTCAAGAACACTTCAGCATCACTTGGCCTATTGAGTAGAGCATCAATGGATGTTCCATTTGGCAAATCTGCCCAATAAACAACAGATTCAACCCATCTCATTTCCTGACAATCTTCCTTCTTTAGACCCAATTCAGGGAATCTACTTTGCATCAGTGGAAGAAGTTGGTTTGTTTGGCCTAAAAAGAATCCAATGAAAGCAATATCCACAGTTCCATTTTGTAGTTGCGGCATTGCTCTTATGAAGAGCTCATCAGGTAATCTACTAGCAACTTCTTGCCAGCGATATACGATATCGGTACCATTTTGTGCTAGAGTCCTGTGAACCCTGAAGACTGTCACATTTTCTGGGACTGGAACCAGATTTATTTTCCAGGAAAGTATGACACCAAAGCTTGCACCACCACCTCCTCTAATAGCCCAAAACAGGTCTTCTCCCATAGATTTCCTGTCCAGGATTCGACCATTGACATCGACTATCTTCGCATCAATAACATTATCAACAGAAAGACCATATTTTCTTATCATATTACCATACCCACCACCAGAAATGTGTCCACCAAGTCCCAAAGTATGACAAACACCAGCAGGAAAGCCAAGGATATTGCTTATGTTAGCAACTTTGTAGTACAGCTCACCTAGTAGTGCCCCTGCTTGAACCCAAGCAGTACTACTACCATTTCCAAGCTCGATATCGATGGATCGGAGATGGGACATGtcaaggacaacaaatgggacaTCGGATCGATACGAAAGCCCCTCATAATCATGTCCACCACTCCTGATTCTGAGTTGCAGGAGATGTGTTTTGGCACAAACAACTGTTGCTTGCACATGAGGTTCTTCCAATGCTGTGATTACTGCTAGAGGTTTTGGAGTTGTGGGTGTTGTGAATCTTTTGTTTCTGACATATGATCTGAGAACAGATTGGAATGAAGGATTTGTTTGGGTGTAAATGGCATTTGAGATTGAATTGGATTGATTAGCAAGGCATTGTTGAAAGTTGGCAAGAAGAATTTGGGGAGGAACTGCCCAtgaaactgaaaagaaaaggattGAAAATATTATGAGTTGTAGAGAGATTGTTCCCTTCATTCTTTTGTGATGGATCGTACAATTCACAATCATTTACATATATTAAGAGAGAAGaacaccacacacacacacacacacatatatatgtatctcttaccatataagaaaattaataagaaaatcTTATATTAATGTATTATATATGGCAATGAATTCATGGCATGTGGATATGTTTATGgatcttcaatatattgttGATAATGGCGTGCAGAgtcagaaaattttaaaaaaaattccctaCAAGGTATGAATTCCCAGATTTTTCTTCCGTGACGTTTTAATTTAGTGTCAAACTGTATATATCCCATTTAATAcgacttttattattattatttgtcataAGTTAGATACGTTTTTTTTGTCAGAGCACTTaagattaaaaattttaatttcaattttcaaacaaCAGTGTCGTGTAGTCATGTAgtattttaatttcaattttcaaacaaGAGTGTCATGTTAAAAAATACAACCCAAACACCACAAATCATCAATGTTGTCCGCTTTTGACCAAAGACTCGCAAAGCTTTGACTCATCGTCATTGATTGAGATATTGATCATATGTTTATATGCCATTCGATTCGATTATACCAATCCAACGTGGGATAAAATAAAATGCTATTttgcaaaataattttgaatgaGGGTTATTATGCTAATATTTATTACTAGATGCATTCCAAGAAAACTATGAACCAGAAGATCGTGCATCAAAAAAgtatggaaaaaaaagagacaaggGGCAGCCTTTGTACAACCCTATGAAACCAAATATGCACAGCTAACACGGCCAAATTGATAGTAACAGGGCCAACTCCCCATCATTGAAATTTGACATACATATACAACagttctattttttttacattatcTATAAACCATTGCCATTGGAGTGCCTAATAGTATTATTCTGATGCCGCATTTGCTGCAGGCAATCCATAATTTCAAGTTCTGGATCAAGTCGAGGACAAGAAGCTAGGTTGGGAGGTTAGACATTGTTCTGTCGCATTCCAATGGAGTCAAAGACGAAGAACAATCGTTCCGGACCTTCTGCTCGAAGAGACTATATGTCATCCCCCTTGATCACTCTTTAAAGACTTCCCACAACATGTTGATGGGTTTAAGTACTTCAGTAGAGTCGCAACTGGCTGTCCCTGCTAAAGAATGGTCCCCTGGAATACAAATATAGAGAGGAAAAAACGAATAAAAGTTATATTGAGAGTAGTCACCAATACAATAAGCCACTGTTTTGAAGATGAAAGCAAAACGTCATACAGCAGAGGTCCAATGTGtagccaaataaaaataaacatccCTTGCCATGATCAATGACATGCCCTATAGTGCGTATAAGAGAAATATACTATccgcaaaagaaagaaagaaacaccTCATTTCAAAGTCAGAAAACTCATTATTCAACTCCACCAATTCTATGCCCAGATTCCCCTTTTAACCTGCATGAAAGAAGAATGACTTCCAATAAGAAAAACGCATGCCTTGTTAAATGGCATGCTGACCTAACGTGGAATTCGTGAGGAAATATAAGG is from Tripterygium wilfordii isolate XIE 37 chromosome 14, ASM1340144v1, whole genome shotgun sequence and encodes:
- the LOC120015711 gene encoding berberine bridge enzyme-like 4, whose amino-acid sequence is MKGTISLQLIIFSILFFSVSWAVPPQILLANFQQCLANQSNSISNAIYTQTNPSFQSVLRSYVRNKRFTTPTTPKPLAVITALEEPHVQATVVCAKTHLLQLRIRSGGHDYEGLSYRSDVPFVVLDMSHLRSIDIELGNGSSTAWVQAGALLGELYYKVANISNILGFPAGVCHTLGLGGHISGGGYGNMIRKYGLSVDNVIDAKIVDVNGRILDRKSMGEDLFWAIRGGGGASFGVILSWKINLVPVPENVTVFRVHRTLAQNGTDIVYRWQEVASRLPDELFIRAMPQLQNGTVDIAFIGFFLGQTNQLLPLMQSRFPELGLKKEDCQEMRWVESVVYWADLPNGTSIDALLNRPSDAEVFLKFKSDYVKNPISKQGLETIWNMMINTKTNMWMQWNPYGGAMDRIPEPATPFPHRSGNLFKIQYAAIWTNESDIDHNVDVMRRFYDGMTPYVSKNPREAFQNYRDLDIGSSNSDRIVETNATAYGTKYFKNNFWRLIQVKARVDPSNFFIHEQSIPLHK